From one bacterium genomic stretch:
- a CDS encoding GntR family transcriptional regulator — protein MERNNIPFYKQIKEEILKKIEKGEYKVGDKIPSISELSKIYNVSNIVVRQALGELVKEGYLEGIPGKGTFVKEKREEIKRDEKLVGLIFTEMVGNPFFAEIFTGIESVLSSYGYHMVISVSYNIVEREKRFLKEYMERGVRGIIITPTEVNRTVIDNEIFSELQRQNIPVIFVDRKIEGIDFDYISSDNVEGGYIATKYLISLGHKRIGIILGINANTVRDRLEGYKKALQEYDIIFDPLLVRRSFAELQYEEAGYNNTMDLLHLKEPPTAIFACNEAIAIGIYRACFELGLNIPDDLSVIGYDNLPFTSSLNPPLTTINQKKREMGEEAARILISRINGDKSGPKKIIFKTELIERNSCKQLKEEEQNEKVRVKKKENSK, from the coding sequence ATGGAAAGAAATAATATACCATTTTACAAGCAGATAAAAGAGGAAATTTTAAAAAAGATAGAAAAAGGTGAATATAAAGTTGGAGATAAAATTCCTTCAATTTCAGAACTTTCAAAAATTTATAATGTAAGTAATATTGTTGTCAGACAGGCACTTGGAGAACTTGTAAAAGAAGGATACCTTGAGGGTATTCCGGGTAAAGGTACTTTTGTAAAAGAAAAAAGAGAAGAGATAAAAAGAGATGAAAAACTTGTTGGACTTATATTTACTGAAATGGTTGGGAATCCATTTTTTGCAGAAATTTTCACAGGAATAGAAAGTGTATTATCAAGTTATGGTTATCATATGGTTATTTCTGTAAGCTATAACATTGTAGAAAGAGAAAAAAGATTTCTTAAAGAATATATGGAAAGAGGTGTCAGAGGAATAATTATCACTCCGACAGAAGTAAATAGAACTGTAATTGATAATGAAATATTTTCTGAACTTCAAAGACAGAATATTCCTGTTATATTTGTTGATAGAAAAATAGAGGGAATTGATTTTGATTATATTTCTTCTGATAATGTAGAAGGTGGTTATATTGCCACGAAATATTTAATTTCACTTGGACATAAAAGAATAGGGATAATTCTTGGAATAAATGCAAATACGGTAAGAGATAGATTAGAGGGATATAAAAAGGCACTTCAAGAGTATGATATTATCTTTGATCCATTACTTGTAAGAAGAAGTTTTGCAGAATTACAGTATGAAGAAGCAGGATATAACAATACGATGGATTTATTACATTTAAAAGAACCACCAACAGCAATATTTGCATGTAACGAAGCAATAGCAATTGGTATATATAGAGCATGTTTTGAACTCGGACTGAATATTCCAGATGATTTATCTGTTATTGGATATGATAATTTACCTTTCACCTCTTCTTTAAATCCACCTTTAACAACTATTAATCAGAAAAAAAGAGAAATGGGAGAGGAGGCAGCAAGAATATTGATTTCAAGGATAAACGGAGATAAAAGCGGACCTAAAAAAATTATATTTAAAACAGAACTTATAGAGAGAAATTCCTGTAAACAATTAAAAGAGGAGGAACAAAATGAAAAAGTTAGAGTTAAGAAAAAAGAGAATTCAAAATGA
- a CDS encoding DUF1559 domain-containing protein, giving the protein MKKKGFTLIELLVVVAIIAILAAMLMPALSKAREKARQAVCMSNLKEIALAFHMYAQDWDDYLPPYGDSYTGDWWTVWPNVQLWAHKIAKYTGTKTFQTYNMPKSKQGVWRCPSVLDSKIGWGGTYGYGVLTGSISGSNIHYGFYWSSNRIFIKLSRIPNKYHAKLMLVADACCFPPHGNTSNRDSGVPIYWATVKQLSQTPETTAASTIWCPICTYWNDNNNPTRYISNRHNGGGNVAFLDGHVEWMSLFDAVRIRNDNPYGCWRAGYSDLKMPRQ; this is encoded by the coding sequence ATGAAAAAGAAAGGATTTACATTAATTGAGTTGTTAGTAGTAGTTGCGATAATAGCGATTCTTGCTGCTATGCTTATGCCTGCTTTGAGTAAAGCAAGAGAAAAAGCAAGACAAGCGGTCTGTATGAGTAATTTAAAGGAAATTGCTCTTGCTTTTCATATGTATGCACAGGACTGGGATGATTATTTGCCACCTTATGGAGATAGTTATACAGGTGACTGGTGGACTGTTTGGCCAAATGTTCAACTCTGGGCGCATAAAATAGCAAAATATACAGGTACAAAAACATTCCAGACATATAATATGCCAAAGAGTAAACAGGGTGTATGGAGATGCCCTTCTGTTCTTGATAGTAAAATTGGATGGGGTGGAACTTATGGTTATGGCGTTCTAACTGGTTCTATATCAGGAAGTAATATTCATTATGGATTTTACTGGAGTTCAAACAGAATATTTATAAAACTATCAAGAATTCCGAATAAGTATCATGCTAAACTTATGCTTGTTGCAGATGCCTGTTGTTTTCCACCACATGGGAACACATCAAACAGAGATAGTGGAGTCCCAATTTACTGGGCCACAGTGAAACAACTTTCCCAAACACCTGAAACTACTGCTGCTTCTACTATATGGTGTCCAATATGTACTTACTGGAACGATAACAATAATCCCACAAGATATATTTCAAACAGACATAATGGTGGTGGGAATGTAGCATTTTTAGATGGTCATGTTGAATGGATGTCTTTATTTGATGCTGTTAGAATAAGAAATGATAACCCATACGGATGCTGGAGGGCTGGTTATTCAGACCTTAAAATGCCACGACAATAG